The following coding sequences are from one Mycolicibacterium aichiense window:
- a CDS encoding SDR family oxidoreductase: protein MAGSMNGKTVVVTGASAGIGRAVSRIFANEGANVGLLARGYEGLAATAAEVEHAGGRALAVATDMSDYKQVEMAADAIESALGPIDVWVNVAFASVFAPFHQIEPDEFKHVTEVSYLGFVYGTMAALHAMRPRNAGTIVQVGSALGGRAIPLQSAYCGAKHAVNGFTESLRTELMHDHSGVHVTVVQMPAVNTPQFTWVLSRLPKHPQPVPPIYQPEVAARAVLFAAKHPARKQFWVGASTVATLLGQRIAPRVLDRYLAATGYKSQQTDEPAPRNAPNLWQPHDDDLDADHGAHGSFDDRSHDRSPQWWLREHIAPIAAVAGGAAVAALAAQRR, encoded by the coding sequence ATGGCTGGATCGATGAACGGTAAAACCGTCGTAGTCACAGGCGCCAGCGCCGGAATCGGCCGTGCGGTGAGCCGGATCTTCGCGAACGAGGGGGCCAACGTGGGTCTCCTGGCGCGCGGGTACGAGGGCTTGGCCGCCACCGCCGCCGAGGTCGAGCACGCCGGCGGCCGAGCGCTCGCCGTTGCCACCGACATGTCGGATTACAAGCAGGTCGAAATGGCCGCAGATGCCATCGAGTCTGCGCTCGGTCCGATCGATGTCTGGGTCAACGTCGCCTTCGCGTCGGTGTTCGCCCCGTTCCACCAGATCGAACCCGACGAGTTCAAGCACGTCACCGAGGTGAGCTATCTGGGCTTCGTCTACGGCACGATGGCGGCGTTGCACGCAATGCGCCCGCGAAACGCGGGAACCATCGTGCAGGTCGGATCGGCACTGGGTGGTCGGGCCATCCCACTGCAATCGGCCTATTGCGGAGCCAAGCACGCCGTGAACGGCTTCACCGAGTCGTTGCGAACCGAGCTGATGCATGACCACAGTGGGGTCCATGTGACGGTGGTGCAGATGCCGGCGGTCAATACGCCCCAGTTCACCTGGGTGCTGTCTCGCCTGCCGAAGCATCCGCAGCCGGTTCCGCCGATCTACCAGCCTGAAGTCGCGGCACGCGCGGTGCTGTTCGCCGCCAAACATCCTGCCCGTAAACAGTTCTGGGTGGGTGCCAGCACGGTGGCAACGTTGTTGGGACAACGCATCGCGCCGCGGGTGCTGGACCGCTATCTGGCTGCAACCGGCTACAAGTCGCAGCAGACCGATGAGCCGGCACCGCGTAACGCTCCGAATCTGTGGCAACCCCACGATGACGACCTCGATGCCGACCACGGCGCGCATGGGTCCTTCGATGACAGGTCGCATGACCGCAGCCCGCAATGGTGGCTGCGGGAACACATCGCACCGATCGCCGCGGTGGCCGGGGGAGCGGCGGTGGCGGCGTTGGCCGCGCAACGCCGGTAA
- a CDS encoding glycoside hydrolase family 15 protein, translating into MPAVPEPWTLRDYAFIADGERGALIGPRGEYVWMCAPRWDSDAVFGTLIGGGGSYTVSPTDPFVWGGYYESGSLIWRSRWVTTSGIIECREALAFPGRADTVVVLRRIEAIRGDARLHVRLQPTAEFGRLHMRDIRRDDARGCWSANVGPLRMRWSGAAEAQIAGDTAAERSLEATVVLSEGESADLVFELSDRELPDRPLVAPQVWSDTEKAWAAAIPSLGPTAAPRDAVHSYAVMRGLTTSSGAMVAAATMSLPERADEGANYDYRYAWIRDQCYAGIAVAADGPHELVGTAVHFVSERLLADGPNLRPAYTGAGDTVPKQRRLDLVGYPGGYDLAGNHVRDQFQLDVFGEALLLFAAAARHDMLTTDSRRAIDVAVDAIDANIDRPDAGIWELDERRWTHSRLSCAAGLRAVAAAGIDRDSGRLSTLADHIVADTSSRCLHPTGRWQRAADDERVDASLLLPALRGALPGRDPRSVATYRAVQRDLSRDHYVYRYPPRRGLGTSDSAFLLCGFLMALAAQQQGHTVEAYRYFERNRSGCGTPGLFSEEYDIRQRQLRGNIPQAFVHALMFEASSTLARSTPDDMKGMRDGWIDER; encoded by the coding sequence ATGCCCGCAGTGCCCGAGCCATGGACGTTACGCGACTACGCGTTCATCGCCGACGGAGAACGAGGCGCACTGATCGGCCCTCGCGGCGAGTACGTATGGATGTGTGCGCCCCGGTGGGACAGTGATGCCGTGTTCGGAACGCTCATCGGCGGCGGCGGCAGCTACACGGTCTCGCCGACAGATCCGTTCGTGTGGGGCGGCTACTACGAGTCTGGCTCGCTCATCTGGCGGTCACGGTGGGTAACCACGTCCGGCATCATCGAATGCCGGGAGGCGTTGGCGTTTCCCGGCCGGGCAGACACCGTTGTCGTCCTCCGGCGCATCGAGGCGATTCGGGGGGACGCCCGCCTGCACGTGCGACTGCAGCCGACTGCCGAGTTCGGCCGACTGCACATGCGCGACATCCGGCGCGACGACGCGCGCGGCTGCTGGTCGGCCAATGTCGGACCGTTGCGGATGCGATGGTCGGGCGCCGCAGAAGCGCAGATCGCCGGCGACACTGCCGCAGAGCGTTCGCTGGAGGCCACCGTCGTCCTCAGCGAAGGGGAGAGCGCGGATCTGGTGTTCGAACTGTCCGACCGCGAGCTGCCGGATCGGCCGTTGGTTGCTCCGCAAGTTTGGTCGGATACCGAAAAAGCCTGGGCAGCAGCTATTCCCAGCCTTGGTCCGACCGCAGCTCCACGAGATGCTGTGCACAGCTACGCGGTCATGCGGGGGCTGACCACCTCCTCCGGGGCCATGGTCGCGGCCGCCACCATGAGCCTGCCGGAACGCGCCGACGAGGGAGCCAACTACGACTACCGGTACGCCTGGATTCGTGACCAGTGCTATGCCGGTATCGCGGTGGCCGCCGACGGGCCACATGAATTGGTGGGCACAGCAGTGCATTTCGTGTCCGAACGGCTACTGGCCGACGGTCCCAACCTTCGGCCCGCCTACACCGGTGCCGGCGACACCGTGCCCAAACAACGGCGGCTCGACCTGGTCGGATATCCCGGCGGCTACGATCTCGCCGGAAACCACGTCCGCGACCAATTTCAACTCGACGTCTTCGGCGAGGCGCTGTTACTGTTCGCGGCCGCGGCGCGCCACGACATGCTCACCACCGACAGTCGCCGGGCTATCGATGTCGCCGTCGACGCGATCGACGCCAACATCGACCGACCCGATGCGGGCATCTGGGAACTCGACGAACGACGCTGGACGCATTCGCGCCTGTCGTGCGCGGCCGGTTTGCGCGCTGTGGCCGCCGCCGGGATCGACCGGGACTCGGGCCGACTGAGTACGCTGGCCGACCACATCGTCGCCGACACATCGTCACGGTGCCTGCACCCCACGGGCCGGTGGCAGCGGGCGGCCGACGACGAGCGGGTCGACGCGTCGTTGCTCCTACCCGCACTGCGGGGCGCCCTGCCGGGCCGCGACCCGCGTTCGGTCGCAACCTACCGTGCTGTGCAACGCGATCTGAGTCGCGACCACTACGTGTACCGCTATCCGCCTCGACGGGGACTCGGAACCAGTGACAGCGCCTTCCTTCTGTGCGGGTTCCTCATGGCGCTCGCCGCTCAGCAACAAGGCCACACGGTCGAGGCATACCGCTATTTCGAACGCAACCGCTCCGGTTGCGGGACGCCGGGGTTGTTCTCCGAGGAGTACGACATCCGCCAACGCCAGTTGCGCGGAAACATCCCGCAGGCATTCGTCCACGCGCTGATGTTCGAGGCATCGAGCACATTGGCGCGATCCACCCCAGACGACATGAAAGGAATGCGTGATGGCTGGATCGATGAACGGTAA
- a CDS encoding MarR family winged helix-turn-helix transcriptional regulator, which translates to MTPHNGTAEDDSSDAIIDALLTASRLLVAISARSIAQVDETITIPQFRTLVILSARGAVNVATLAGLLDVQPSTTGRMVDRLVTAGLINRRPHPDSRRELVVELTARGQQIVREVTEHRRDEIARVVAKMPNRERHGLVRTLTAFTAAGGEPAARLEVDGYLM; encoded by the coding sequence ATGACGCCCCACAACGGGACGGCCGAAGACGACTCGTCGGACGCGATCATCGATGCACTGTTGACCGCGTCGCGTCTACTGGTGGCGATCTCGGCCCGCTCGATCGCTCAGGTCGACGAGACAATCACCATCCCGCAGTTTCGGACACTCGTCATTCTGTCGGCCCGCGGCGCGGTCAACGTCGCCACTCTGGCCGGACTCCTGGACGTGCAGCCGTCGACTACGGGTCGAATGGTGGACCGTCTTGTCACGGCGGGGCTGATCAATCGACGGCCCCATCCTGATTCGCGACGCGAGCTGGTGGTGGAGTTGACGGCACGCGGCCAGCAGATCGTGCGCGAGGTGACCGAGCACCGACGCGACGAGATCGCGCGCGTCGTGGCGAAGATGCCGAATCGCGAGCGGCATGGCCTCGTCCGTACGCTCACCGCATTCACCGCAGCCGGTGGGGAGCCCGCGGCGCGTCTCGAAGTCGACGGCTATCTGATGTAA